The stretch of DNA CAGCTGGTGCTGTTGCGgcaccccagctggcaggaggaCCTGGTGAACAAGGAGGCCCAGTATGAGTTTGAGAGCTCGGCCCAAGAATTCATGCTCCTCACCCTGCAGCACGCCAAGAGCTACCGGCCCAAGCAGCTGTGGGGTTACTACCTCTTCCCGGACTGCTACAACCACGACTACAGCAAGAACCCGGACAGCTACACGGGGCGCTGCCCTGACGTGGAGGAGACCCGCAATGACCGTCTGGCCTGGCTCTGGAAGGAGAGCACAGCCCTCTATCCCTCCATCTACCTAGACCAGGTCCTGGCCTCCTCCGAGAATGGCCGCAAGTTTGTGCGCTCGCGGGTTATGGAGGCCCTGCGGATCTCCCACCAGCACCACGACGGCTACTCGCTGCCCGTCTTCGTCTATACCAGGCCCACCTACAGCCGCAAGCTGGATGTGCTGAGCAGGGTAAGGCGGCGCCCGTGTCCCAGGGACCGACCCATTTctgccagaggtgctggggctttaccctgcttcttcccaggcctctggctctgggagagggtaGTGAGTGGGCTCACCACTAGGGGACAGTGTGATCATACACCCTCCCAGTATATTACAGCAAAGGCACCAGAACATACCAAGGGAACAGACTTTCCAGTCTTTTCCAGGCCTCATGTGAACTCTGCCACGGAGGGTGGGAGGAACTGGTTCTTCCCACCATCCAAGGCTTTAAACACCAGCTCCCCAAATTCAACCCCAGCTGTGCCTGGTGGCACTTTATGGGGTAGAGCAGGGTCCCGGTCCTGCTTGCCCCTCTGCATCTGAGTGGACTTGCCAGCAGCCCTGTTGCTTGTGCCAGCTGGGCATAGGGCTCTTGCATGGTGGTAGCTAAGTGAGCTGGGACAGGGCTGCTCTGTGGCCCTCCTGGCAGGctgtggtgggaggagagaaggctgggcagtggaggtggggtgggggagaatcttCCTGTGTTAGCCAGGTGGGTCTATGAGATCACACTCCAGCTCCCTGGTCCTGCCCAGCGTTGCCATGGCTGAGGAGGGCTTGGGGATGAGTTCCTGACCTTACAATGCCCCAGCTGGTGGGGGGAGTGCAGCTGTTGAAATGGGAGCCGTGGCCCTGCCACTGTGCAGGCTAACTGCCCGTTGACAGCCGCCACTTCCCCTTTCTGGATCCCGCCCCACAGGCCCAGCTTCAGGAGGCAGTCGGAAGACGAGCATGGGTTtaagagccaggactcctgggttccattcccagccctCCTGCCTGAGCATAGGCAAATCAGCGAGAGACAGATTTTTCTCAAGAGCTCAGGTGAAAATCCAGTGCCTGAGCTCTCTGGGCCCCAGGTGTGGTGTGGGGGAAAGGTCccattttttttggagggggggggcgcGGCGGCATACAGAGCTGTGGTGGGGAGCAGTCTGAAATGATCCCATCCTGTACTATGCCCCCGTTAGCCAACCCCCCTGCCCAGCGTGGAAGGTCCATGCTGTCACAGAATGCCCTCTGCGGTGCCGAGGATCTCCATTGGGAAGTCtgtttcctggtgccctgtggTGTAACTGTCCCTACAAgagcctgcagggggcagcatgaTGGGCGGGGAGGTGGCTGTGGTGGGGGACAAAaggcaggagtgggagggtggtGCTGGTGCCATTGTTCTGGCCCATCCATGCTTGATGCTTAGTGGCAGGGCCTGCAGATACCCAAGAATGGCTTAATGTATGAAACCATTGCAGTCtctccctgtggggcaggggcgtGTCCGAGCtgtgagcaggcaggcagaggCCAGTATCTGTCACGGGGGGTGCCCCATTGTCCTGTGTGGGGCTCCAAGCCGTGCTGTTGGGCTGACAGGGGTGGGAGTGTTAGATCTGGCCCACTCCTGTTGCCAGCCCGATATGGGGATTGAGTGCCAGCTCCATGGTTCCAGGAGAGCAGTTCCATCAACCTCCCTCCTGATGGGATGGGGCTGTGCCCTGGGTGGGCTCCTCCAGCAGAGCATGGAGGAGCCTCGGGTGCTAGCAGGTGGTGGGCGGGCAGGGAAAGGCAGGCAGGCACCAAGCCCCTTGCAGCAATGGGGGAGGGGTAGGAGGCAACAATCTCCTTTTCTAACTGTTGAGGATGTAGCATGGGGCACCCCACTGAAATGGGGGATGTGGGGTCTCCCAGCAGTTTTGTATAAAGGGCCCCCTTGTAACAGAACCTGTGTGAATGGACTCTGGTCTGAGCCCTGCTCCACTTTGCACTCCTACCCTGCAGGCACTGGGAGAGGGAAGCTGAGCCAAGCCCCATGGGAAACCTCTCTGCACAGAGACTCTGTGGGatgttgcagagtagcagccgtgttagtctgtattcgcaaaaagaaaaggaggacttgtggcaccttagcgactaaccaatttatttgagcatgagctttcgtgagctacagctcacttcatcggatgtagctcacgaaagctcatgctcaaataaattggttagtctctaaggtgccacaagtactccttttctttttgtgggatGTTGGTTGCTGAGATGGGGGTGAAAGGGCCACAGAGGCCCCCTGCACCCATCAGCCCATCTATAACGCTCAGTGTGCCAGCTTTGCTGGGCACAGCACCCCATTAGTGACTGAGTAGAAGTCCAGGGGGCCCTGCACAAAGCCAGCTGCTAGCATGGCTGGGGCTGCAAAGCCATTTctctggggcaggctgggagtcAGAGGTTCTCGGGGGGTCCTCATGCTGTCCTGCACAGCTGGGCAGCTCCTAGCGGTATGGGAGGGGGGGCTCTCCACCCCTGGCCTTCTGGGCATGTTGAGGGGGTGGAGGCTAGTGGGAGGACACCAGTGGCCCCAGCTGGGCAGATTCCCCCTGCTCTTGGTGATTACGGCCTCCTTTGCTGCTGTCTGCCAGGGCAGCACATGCCTAAATGCTTCCTCCTGTGTCCTACTGAGTGTGGCTCCTGGCTGGGGCTGCTTCTCATGGGAAGTGCTCCAGGGGCGGAGGGGTCCTTGGGCCGATGGGAGTGGGGTCTCTGTAGGTGGCAGGCTGCTTCTTTCTGGGGTACGTACATTGGTGCTAGAGTGCAGCTCACCTCTTAGAGGAGAGGCCTGATCTTGTGTGCAGGGGAGGAAGGGCCAGGTGTTCTAATGGCTAGAGTGGGAACTGCGagccagcactcctgggttctattctcactGCTGGCACTTAAATTTTCTGGCTTTGAATAAATCATCTTctgtccctgtgcctcagtttccatttctGTAACATGGACACACTAGTCCTCAGGGAGGCAATGAGAGGGCTAATTATGAGGCATTGGTGCTGGTGTTTGGCAAGTGGCTTAGGCACAGCACTGGCAtggagcagggcagctggctgctggccaTTCTCCTAAGGAACTAGGGAAATGGGGTCTAGATAGTATTATGATAAAGTGGATGTGCAACTGGCTGAAAGATGGTACTCTAGGGCTTGCTGTCAGACTAGGAAGGTGCATCTAGTGGggccctgcagggatcagtcctgggtccagagctagtcaatattttcattaatgacttggatgagGGAGTGGGGAGTTTGCCTATAAAACTATGCAGGGgccaccaagctgggaggtgttagaattcaaaacaaccttgaccaattgagaattggtctgaaatcaacaagttgAACTTCAACAAAGACAAGGGCAatgtactacacttaggaaggaaaaatcaaatgcacaactgcaaaatgggaACTAACTGGCTAGGTGGCTGTGCTGCTGAAAAGTggtctgggggttagagtggatcaaACGGATGCAGTAGAGTTGCTGCacccccagcaaaaaaaaaaaagctaatttcATTCTGGGGTGTTCTAACATGAGTGTCGTGTGGGAGGATATTGTCCtgctcagcactgatgaggccttaTCTGGGCACCACACATtagaaagatggggacaaattgaagagtccagagaagagtagcAAAAATGatcaaaagtttagaaaacctgacctgtgaggacaGGTTAAAAATTTGGGGCATGTTtcgtcttcagaaaagaagactgagggggaagcTGATACCAGTCTTCaaacatgttaagggctgttacaaagaggctGGTGATCGATTGTTCTCCATAGCCCCTGACAGTAGGACAAAGTAAtaacttccaagggaggttgtggaatctccgtcactggagggttttaagaataAGTCAGACAAACCCCTGTCCTGGCTGCTCTAGGgtgacttggtcctgcctcagcgcagggggctggacttgacggCTTCTCAAGGTGCCTTATATCCACTAGTccacatgcagccaccaggggcttttcgtGGGGCTacaacagcctcctgggcagtgaaggggtggggaaatcgacctgttgctcctggatgcagtGCTCTGGAGACAGGTTGGGTACAATGCTGCAGGAGCAAGGTGAGTTCTCAACCCCCCCTTGATAGGGGTTggtggggctcagacttcagcCCTGGAGTCGTTGGACAGCAGGCTCCAGTGGTGGGACTTCAGGAACCTGCCATGGGTCTGCAGGTGCCAACCCTCAGCTCTGGCCATGTGACCCCAGCTTCGGGCTCCGGTCACTGGCTCTGGTCCTAGGttccagctgcagagctggccctTGGTGCTGGCCTCTAGCCCCTGCTGTGTGGCAGCAGGCTCTGACCCCCAGCTTCAGCTGCACGGCCCCTGACTCTGACCACGCAGCCGTGGGCACTGACCCCCCGGCTCCAGGCATGCAGGCTTActacccccttcccccatttgccttgggcccctgctgtctcccctgcaTCCATCACCCCAGGTCCACACTGCCTCCCCCTctaacccctcctgccccccattaTCCAGGCCTTAATTtgtcctggggcttgctgagaaaagtgatattaacaaacatgcaaatatctcagcctcccagctagctaatAAGTCTCCTGGGAAAAGTGATATGAACCAACAGACaaataccacttttcacagcacTATTTTTGTTGAGTCTGCAAAAACCCCACCAACCCTACATAAATAAGTGACTGATTTGGATGTGTAGATGTgcatatttaagtattttagggaaaagtgtctgTGGCCACTAGCAAGAGTTGGTGGTCACACtccgaggccaccaaaaattttgttgaGAACCCCTCCGCTAACCTCTCAGTGCTGGCTCCAAGTTTGGATGAATGTGATGTGAAGGGACTTTAATAGGCTACAACCCCTTTGTGAGACtaggatagcagggggctgctgtgggtcaggattgaggggcattggcagggctgtgtggggagagCCGAGGGCGGGGATAgcaaggggctgtgggttgggattgaggggcactggcagagctgtgtgcagggagcccaggcctgggatCTCAGAGGGCTGCAGCAGCTGGGTAAGTGGGCAAGGCCATGGGTGGGGAGGCTTCACCAGTCCCACTTGCTAGGCAACTTACTCCTGCAGccgcccacccccatcccaggcaGGAGCTGAGCTGCACACATGCCCTGCCTCCCACCTCTGGTGCTCTCAGCCCATTTCCCTGGCTGCTGGCGGCTCCCAGACACTTCCCTCCTGCCTGGCTGTCAGTGCTTGTTCCATCAGGCCACCTGCTGTCTCAGCAGCCctgatggccaggcccagcccaggAACATGCATGCTGGCCTGGGGCAaggaagggaggggcaggaatgTGAGGAGTACAGGGTGGGgatgctccacccccaccccgtcacAAAGTGCCTGCAACCAGGCTGGGTGTGGCCCTGGGATATCTCTGGTAACTGGCAATCTTTAACCCCCAGCTGCTTCATAGACTctgggtgtgagtgtgtgtgtgtggggggggaagacaCTGCTTTCCCTGGTGccagaaaggcagccacctctggggcggagcACAGCAGCTGTTCTAACAGCACCCAGCAACAGTGTGGAGCACGTAACGGAGAATCCCCGAGGCAGCTGGACTGGGgaagagtgtgggggggagaggagcattTATGGAGGTGCAGTGTAGGGAGCTGGGATTTGGGCAGCAGAATTGGGGGGAGGGGCCTAGCAGGAAAAGTATCCTGGGATCTTTAATGGCCTCAGGTGACAAGTTAGTGTGCCCAAAAGCACCTGCCTCTAGCACCACAGCGGTGCTCTAGCACCACCCAGGAGGCCTCCGGTCCCGGTCCTGGCCAGGCCTAGCCCTGCTCAGAGACTAGCAGAGAGGGCACGCCTCCAGTGCAGCCCAGCTGGAGTCtgagcaccccaccccccccaggggATTGACTGCTGTGGCACTGCCCTTCCACATGAGCCAATTCTCCTGCCCCTGGAGTATCCAGGTGGGAGCAGTATGCAGGTTGTTTCGGGGCGCTGCACCTGCCTACCTCCTGCTGCAAGGTTCCACCCTAACCATTGGCCCTGTCTGGATTCCTCCCTCGCAGATGGACCTGGTCTCCACCATTGGCGAGAGCGCCGCCCTGGGGGCGGCTGGTGCCATCTTCTGGGGCGATGCAGACTACACCAAGAGCCAGGTAGGTACAGAGGGAGGACAGCTCCCCCTTCGCCCGCAGCAGGGAAGCATCCTGCTGCCATCTGAGCTCTGGTATCGAACATGGGGAGCACCTCTCAacagtcctgctcctgcccccggTGGAGTCAAAAACTGAAATGGGATTGGGCCCGGTTCCCTGCTGGCATCCGCAGCCTGTGCTGAGTGAGCCAGGGGCTGCGCACAGCATGTGTTATGGCCTTCCTGGATGCTCCAGTCTGTGCCCATGAGGTCTGAGCATCCCGTGGTGCCTGACCCTGGGCAATCAGTGGGGCAGAGGAAGCTGCCTGCCTCCTTGGGGCCCTGCCAATCCTGGCCTGCTTGGCATTTCTGCCTCCTGGCTCAGCCTGGGCATAGGGTAGTGCCACCCCCTGCATGCAGCAATAGTGCTGCCAGCCCCTGGGGATCTGAAGGCAGGTGAAGGAACAATGCTAGCGCCTGGCAATGCTGTTGGTGTGCCCTGGTGGGCTTGAGCTGCCCCTGGGTTCCTAGCAGGGCCTGCCATGGCAGTCAGTTCACTGCCGCCCTCTGGCTCTCGCTCACCCCTCGTTCCCTTCCCAGAGCACCTGCCAGACCATCAAGGCCtacctggaggaggagctgggtcaCTACATCGTCAACGTCACCACGGCAGCCCAGCGCTGCAGCCAGGCGCTGTGCCAGGGCAGGGGGCGCTGCCGGCGCCGGGACAGCACCGCCAACGTCTTCCTCCACCTCAACCCGCTCAGCTTCCAGATCCGGCGCCGGGGCGAGGCCGACAGGCAGCAGCCGCTGCTGCGGGCAGAGGGGGAGCTGTCTGCCCCTGACACCGCCTATCTACGGACCCACTTCCGGTGCCAGTGTTACCAGGGCTGGCACGGGGACGAGTGCGAGCGgcagctgagcacccacaacagTGCAGCCTGCCCAGCCTGTGCCACTCTGGGACTCCTGGTGCTGGGGTTCCTGGCCCGTTTGGACTAGTCTGGCCC from Eretmochelys imbricata isolate rEreImb1 chromosome 7, rEreImb1.hap1, whole genome shotgun sequence encodes:
- the HYAL2 gene encoding hyaluronidase-2; translation: MRGGSALAVPWLLLLAVTSSRGQDEKPTFAPLFTQKPFIVAWNAPTQDCRPRFKVQLDFSLFDLQASPNEGFVDQNLTIFYKERLGRYPYYDEQQVAVNGGVPQNSSLTDHLDRLQEGIRKYIRSEAKEGLAVIDWEEWRPIWIRNWQNKDVYRKNSRQLVLLRHPSWQEDLVNKEAQYEFESSAQEFMLLTLQHAKSYRPKQLWGYYLFPDCYNHDYSKNPDSYTGRCPDVEETRNDRLAWLWKESTALYPSIYLDQVLASSENGRKFVRSRVMEALRISHQHHDGYSLPVFVYTRPTYSRKLDVLSRMDLVSTIGESAALGAAGAIFWGDADYTKSQSTCQTIKAYLEEELGHYIVNVTTAAQRCSQALCQGRGRCRRRDSTANVFLHLNPLSFQIRRRGEADRQQPLLRAEGELSAPDTAYLRTHFRCQCYQGWHGDECERQLSTHNSAACPACATLGLLVLGFLARLD